In Limanda limanda chromosome 3, fLimLim1.1, whole genome shotgun sequence, the sequence ACTTTGTGGAATGTACGCTTTTAATGTTTATGCCAGAGACATTATGCAAAATCTGTTTGTAGCTTTAAGATCATttcatgtcttttgttttttttttgtttcaaataaaattgaaagaAAGGTTGGaggtttatttttatgtaaacCTCAGTGAAaaatatatcatttaaattaataaatacaaaaacaacaatatatctccaaagaaaaaaacaaaacataaaacgcTTTGAATCCTGAAATGTCACAAAgctaaaaaattttttttaaaaagtatccAAAATTAAATCCATAACATGAAATCCAAAACAAATACCCTATACAGCATTACAATAATAAACGTAGAGACTATAAAAAAATCCCATCTTCCTTTTAATCATATGCAAAAGCAGAGATCAAGGACACCAAAAATAATCAATTGATTTATATGACAGAGGATTCACTTTTGCTCTGGTGTCAGAGGATTACTGATGTGGCAaagtgcccccccctcccagtgTTACCAATTATAAATTCTGTCACAAGTGAGAAATTCCCCATGAGAGGACACTGACATCAAGTGTGGGAAATAATGCGATGACATTTCAGCTCTCTGATGTGCTTTGATAGTTCTGACACTTTGCATTTGGTCGCTTCCCAGGCAGACGGGCATGTAACAAGGGCGCCAACCACATATGGATCAATATGCCGCTCGGTGAACACATACAGAGCCCATAACGCTGACCTTTAGAGAGACTGTGTGAGAGGCGCAGGAGGGCGGAAGTGTGTCATTATTTTTCCCCTCCTATTCAGGCATTTCTGAGTAGTCAAGGCCCCATTTACATCTATATTCAGACATTTTGCAGCACTAGAAAggaaatgtctggagcaactgactcagacaattgtgtttattctttacgttttattcacattttatttataagacACCTATGCATCCCACATAGCAAAATTGTTCTGGCCCAGATTTGGACCACATCCCACATCCAGTTCAGATACCACATGGAATGATGGCCCTTGGGTGGTGCACTCCTGTCTGCCAGATCTGAGCCACTAGTAAGCCACAGCAATACTGCATGTCAACCAAATGGGCCAAAGGTTGCCCAAACTAGTTTTGTGCTATCTGGGTCATATTCATCATTCACATGGGCCACTTTAGGTACCTGCTCGCTGCAAGGAGGTGAAGCGACTCATGTGGTAAATATGGACCAAAACTGCATAGAAGTAATTTCTAACTTTTGGTTGACATGTGGTTTTGCTGTGGcttacttgtggcccagatctggcaaacaggagtgGGCCACCCATGAGCCATCATTCCAGGTGGCATATCGTGGCGGTCGACAAACAGCAGAAGGAGGCAGGTGTGATGGATGTAACGATTCCAAGCGACTGCAACATCAAGAAGATGGTATACGAGCAGCTCAAAAATACCAAGGGCTGAAAGAGGAGCAAGAGAAGATGTGGAACGTGAAGGTACCACTGGTGCATGAGGTTATCGACACGAGGCTGTAACCCCCTAACTTGGAGAGTGGCTCAAGCAGAGCAACACCCGAGATCTGTGTCCAAATGTATTCAGTCCAAGCAGCAGCTAGGATCCTGCACCACAGAACCCCCAGGCTGCCAGGAATCTGGTCGAGGACCCAAGCTCGAACACAAAACCGCCAACATAGATGAGTGgggatttcattttatttaatttattaatatttttaactaGCCTGAGGATCTTTACACATTCTGAcctaaaattattttattttatgtcgtATCTGTAATTCTGCGGGAGGCAGGACTTTTCTTATTGGATTCATTTAATGTGCTTAAAAATCCAAGAGCAACACTTTTCAGCAGGTAGAACTTAAAAAAGGGGATTTCATACATGTGTGAATGGACTTATATTCgtcttcatttgttttctttcgtTCCATACACTAAAAAGATAATAAGGGATCCTTATTTACATTGCAGAGTTTCCACAGACTCTAAAGATGACTTGTTAAGTAGAAGGTTGAGACCATGCAGGACAGAAATTTGGCAACGGACTCGCACCACAATTAAACAAACACTATCCAGACTGAATTATACACCCACTCGTCACAACCTGGGCATGATCCTGTCCCTGTGTGAAGCACCAAATTAGGAAACTGTGGCTTGATGTGGTGACTGTAAATCTATGTGACAGTGCAGAATAATCATGTCCAGTCAACAGTGGGGCTGAAATTATGTGATGTATACACACGGCCGAGGCCATGAAAATAACTCAAGTACAAAAGGTGCACACGAGCATTCACTCTCACGTTGCAATATAATGTAGAgggattaaattaaattatatttatttcacattatttttcCTCAACTGGTGAGAGAAAATGAGTCTGAACCTTCTGTTGGTTGTAAACTGGATTTACACAGCTAGAAGAAACAAGAACACACGTTGCATAATCCGACACTAAATTAGAAATGTGATCTCAAACACATGCCTTCACGTTCAGTGTTTATTTTTCGCATTGTGTTCAACAGGGACACGGCTCAATATACAGCCTGTAACCACAGGACGGCTTACATTGAAAGAGTATCTCTGCTTTAAATTTCACAGCGATCACAGCACCTGACATTTAgagatatatacatatacacagcTATATGGTGCAGGCAGAGTTTCACACATCAATAGTCAGAAGAATATCCACATACATATAAATATCCCCCTGTGGATCACATTGACTGAACTGTCATATGAAGGCAGCGGCACTGCAGATGTAAATAATCTCGTTCAATATAGTTCGGTCCAGAAATCTTATTTCAAGTGGATTTCCTTCCCTTCAGTGAAGGAACGTCTCGACCCAAGAGACTCTATTGGAACTACAGAGGTTATCATCAGTATGCTGCTGGATACGAGCGCTGCCAAGTAGAGCCAGAGTCATTCAGAGCCAGTCTGTCCACTGGGGGTGGAGCTGAGCTGTCGAGGTCCTGTCAATGCACGCGCTCCACCACTGGTTAGTCAcagttgtcaatcatgatgtttccccCCGATTTAATAGAATCAAATTACAaccaatttatttaaaaaatgtacatttaacaGCGTGATTAGAACTACCACAAATGaatgaaaccatctttgagaataaCATATATAATgggtactttgactttttagtttggtctatgtcccatccactaacatggaggaaacaAGGTTTATGACCTCCAGGTGACATTATGGCTTCACTTTAgtggtccatctttatacagtcCATGGTTGTGTTGTCCCTCTGAGAATGTTAACATGttaaagatgtttgttttcagcttGAAGCATGGCTGTGCTGTCTCTGATATGACTGAAGATGTGAATTGTGCCTGAGCTGTGACTGAACATCCCGCATTTAGAGACGTTCTGTTACgtccacatttatttttaacaagCTGCACCTAATTTGGTTTGTGGCGAGTGGCAAGTGGAACATGGTATTATTTTTTGGACAACATACATAATTACACTACAcaacactacactacacactcacactcactcacacacagtcctcCTGAAAGATCTGTCTGCCGTTGATGAGGCTCAGACTTGCCACAGAGTAGTGTGTGCTGCGGATGGAGGTCACACGTGTGTTGTAATGTGTCGGGCTCTGTGAGGAGTGTGTGAGGATCAtacgacagcagcagcacagttgTTGCTGGAACTGCTTCTTGAAGGTCTTGCTCAGCAGGTAGAGGGCGAACGGGTTGAGGCAGGAGTTGGTGAAAGCCAGGATACGAGCTGTGACACTGCAAACAAAGTGAACCAGCGAGGTGTCCACCTGGCCGGGGCAAAGACAGATGATGCAAAACTGAGAAATGTATCAGTATACTACGATACAAACAAATAGAAATACAGCACCCGGATATTGAGGTGCTGTGAACGGACAGAATCAGAATTGTTACAGTATAATGTTCTTCCAGATTATTCGAATCTGATTCACAAAGTTACCTAAATTATGCAAAATGCCCCGACAAGTGACTGTGGCCatctctcattttcatttcactccactttcaattatttatttatcacctGATGAAATTCTAACTTGTGTTAACGTCTGTTCCATCATTAATTTCTAACTTGATCATTggtaattattaattaattattcattttcaaCCTGCCCAGTTGATAACTCATACATTTATTTAGGTTTGTGGTTACGATATTAGGTTACAAAACCTATTGTTTTAGGGAGGAATGTAGGTGTTATGAGAAAAATGATGAAACACAGTAAAGATTATTTAATATAACATAAACACAGTAACTAGATAATATAATCATATTGTATATAAACAAGAAAATATCTGAAATATAGTCAGTAAGTGATTGAATGTACCTGGGAGTAGTGGTAGGAGCGGTACAAGTAGATGATGTGACTGGGAAGCCAGCAAACAGCAAAGAGGCCAACAAACACCAGCACTGTCTTCGCCAAACGCTTTCTTGATTCAACCTGCGGGTTATTGAAAAAACTTCAAAACAAAGAGCAATGCTAGTAAACAGAAGAGACATcgaaacaaaaagaagaagagaaacaaataaaacaaaatgttatcaCAACGTTAAACAaattgtaatatatatataaatatatctttatatagCCAAAGTAACTATTGAGTTCACTGAGGTTATGTTGTTGATATTATTTCAGAGAATTTTGGGGCTACATACTATATAATAAACTGATTCCAGTATTTAAAGAGCTTGTATTAAAATCTTCTCTGTAAATTCATTTCTGAGTAGTTAATTAGTTAGTTTATATAAATACTGATTGATTTAAAGAATTAAATGATATAAGCATATTGTAAACTGAGTTACAGTCCCATTACTGATAACGCTAACACTAGCCTGTCGTTTTGCGTGCACGTTGCCCTCTACAGGCAGGTTTGAGGCGCTCCTTATCAGGCTCCGGGCAATGAAGGTGTAGTACACAGAGATGATCAGCAGGGGAATGACGTAAAAAATAAGGAAGGAGGCCATGGAGTGGATCTTAGGGTGCAGGTCCCCAGCGTGGGGGTAAGGCGCGCAGGTTTTGAAGCTTTCATTGGAGGAGGTGAGGTTGAAAGTGTGGAGGTCAGAGAAGACGGCCTCGGGGATCGCAAGGACCAGGGAGAAGAGCCAGATGAGAGCTGCCCTCAGGACAATGCTGCTCGTGGTGGATGATGTTTGGATGTCCAACGGCTTCACTATGGCCTTGTAcctagagaaagaaagaaagaaagaaagaaaggtaTGTAGGCACAGTAGGTAGGTAGCaaggatggaaggaagaaaggtaggtaggtaggttggTCAAGCGCGTGTATCACTCAATCTCCCGATCGCAAATGCACAGACCCTGACTCCAAATTTGCAAGATGGATATTTTAGCGTAATTTCTGGATAGGCGATCAAATACTTTTGTCTTCACCCCCTTCACGTCCTCTGTGAATTTTAAATAACGATAATTTTAAATTATGTAGTGATGAGGATTTGATCATCTCTCATAGGAggataaaatattacaaataccTGTGTCTTCCATCACACTTAAACAGAAGTTGGTTGGATTCCATTCACAAACATCCACTTtgggtgaaaagaaaatggcCGGGTGTGTAAATGTGAGCATGATTGTTTGAGTGTATGTGCCCTGTGACGGACAAACAACCTTCCCAATCGAAAAATAGGCCTCACTTTAACAACACATATAATAACCATGGAGTGTGATAATAACAGAACATTGCTATCGTATCTAGGCAACAACGCTTGGTCCATGGAAACAACAGGCATCACCTCAGCTCTGCCTTATTCATAAAAAGTTGTGCATACGCAGGAGCAGCCAGAAAAGCGCACAGGCCCTTTTACAAAAGCTGTGTggcaataataacaataataacaataataataataataagtccCTTTCCACTTCCTGTAGGTCAGTACTTTTACAACACCACCCTACGAGTTGTAGCCTTCGAGATGAATACTGGAAACTTTGATGAATATTCAAATCGTAGGATCACAgtcaaaatgtcttttattgtttttttgtggtgttttcttcttcagatAATTAACCATTTTAACTACAGTGCTCACCTGCACTACATGCAAATGTTTCAGCAAAACACTATTTCAACCCTGTCCCTATTTTGCAGGCAACAAAGTGACTGTCACTGATAAAAATTGAATGAGAGCGGCCCAAGCTTTTTCTCCTTGTGTAGTAAAATGATAATTAAACAAGGGCAAAAAGTTTGCAGGGCCTTTGTCCAGCGCTGACCCAGAGCTGTGGACAGATCTGACAGTGA encodes:
- the LOC132998870 gene encoding gastrin-releasing peptide receptor-like; the encoded protein is MLLSGVAIASVYGVISVLGLIGNITLIKTFCSAKSTRNVPNLFMSSLALGDVLLLVTCAPVDASRYLSEEWLFGRVGCKVIPFIQLTSVGVSVFTLTALSADRYKAIVKPLDIQTSSTTSSIVLRAALIWLFSLVLAIPEAVFSDLHTFNLTSSNESFKTCAPYPHAGDLHPKIHSMASFLIFYVIPLLIISVYYTFIARSLIRSASNLPVEGNVHAKRQVESRKRLAKTVLVFVGLFAVCWLPSHIIYLYRSYHYSQVDTSLVHFVCSVTARILAFTNSCLNPFALYLLSKTFKKQFQQQLCCCCRMILTHSSQSPTHYNTRVTSIRSTHYSVASLSLINGRQIFQEDCV